From one Lycium ferocissimum isolate CSIRO_LF1 chromosome 7, AGI_CSIRO_Lferr_CH_V1, whole genome shotgun sequence genomic stretch:
- the LOC132063972 gene encoding lipoyl synthase 2, mitochondrial: protein MNSRFTSLLSRSLKSNLHHHQFLSSSTATSSSSSVPQTLESLRHRLANESPTLSDFINLQSDNSYSVQVGTKKKPLPKPKWMKEAIPGGEKYTQIKKKLRELKLHTVCEEAKCPNLGECWSGGETGTATATIMILGDTCTRGCRFCNVKTSRTPPPPDPNEPANVAEAIASWGLDYIVITSVDRDDLPDQGSGHFTETVQKLKALKPHMLIEALTPDFRGDPGCVEKVSKSGLDVFAHNIETVEELQSAVRDRRANFKQSMDVLKMAKDYAPAGTLTKTSIMLGCGETPEQVVKTMEKVRAAGVDVMTFGQYMRPSKRHMPVSEYITPEAFENYQVLGTQMGFRYVASGPMVRSSYKAGEFYIKSMIERDRAASSS from the exons atgaattcccGTTTCACATCCCTCCTTTCCCGATCCCTCAAATCCAATCTCCACCACCATCAATTCCTCTCTTCTTCCACCGCcacgtcatcatcatcatctgtACCTCAAACCCTCGAATCCCTACGTCACCGTTTAGCCAATGAATCACCAACCCTATCTGATTTTATTAATCTCCAATCAGACAACTCATATTCCGTCCAAGTAGGCACGAAGAAGAAGCCGTTACCGAAACCGAAATGGATGAAGGAAGCAATACCTGGAGGTGAGAAATACACGCAGATTAAGAAGAAATTGAGGGAATTGAAACTTCATACTGTTTGTGAAGAGGCGAAATGCCCTAATTTGGGTGAGTGTTGGTCTGGCGGTGAAACTGGTACTGCTACTGCTACCATCATGATTCTGGGTGATACTTGTACCAGAGGCTGCAG ATTCTGCAATGTGAAGACATCACGCACTCCACCTCCTCCTGACCCAAATGAACCTGCCAATGTGGCTGAGGCCATTGCCTCATGGGGATTAGATTACATTGTAATTACCAGTGTTGACCGGGATGATTTACCTGATCAAGGAAGTGGTCATTTCACTGAGACAGTGCAGAAGTTGAAGGCATTGAAGCCACATATGCTCATAGAAGCACTTA CTCCAGATTTTCGAGGAGACCCTGGGTGTGTGGAGAAAGTTTCAAAATCTGGATTAGATGTTTTTGCTCATAACATTGAAACTGTCGAAGAGCTTCAGAGTGCAGTACGAGATCGTCGTGCTAACTTCAAGCAGTCCATGGACGTTCTGAAGATGGCCAAGGACTATGCCCCTGCCGGTACATTGACAAAGACTTCAATAATGTTGGGCTGTGGTGAAACTCCCGAACAAGTTGTTAAAACAATGGAAAAAGTGCGTGCAGCAGGTGTTGATGTAATGACATTTGGTCAGTACATGAGACCATCAAAGCGTCACATGCCTGTTTCTGAATACATAACCCCCGAAGCCTTTGAGAATTATCAAGTTCTCGGCACACAAATG GGATTTCGATATGTGGCTTCTGGCCCCATGGTTAGGTCGTCATACAAGGCAGGGGAATTCTATATTAAATCCATGATAGAACGCGACCGTGCAGCATCTTCGTCCTAG
- the LOC132063973 gene encoding uncharacterized protein LOC132063973 isoform X2 — MGCCFSSSKKRRRTSQPCSAINGRDPPPLEEETVKEVLSETPIPKPHHHPPKVLVNHKEADFPQQVKINESTAVAKPIIEPTSVVHNNGGSIKLVDQTKFESTMVNKSGSIKSVDEVTFESAATVVNKGGSIKSVDEIRPEVSEEQTSEMCSFTESYSTTATATEKREEDGEVTQRSPIRVHRKRQNSGDLTGVRERNFRSGRSAPSPEKKRSPAPATSRGVQGRGMPQQRRNVGPTNGPRRGPGDNVVRRSNSPAARGPVDARRSVRNRSPAAAREVESPAEKPKEEVSPETGESLENPLVSMECFIFL; from the exons ATGGGCTGCTGTTTTAGCTCTTCCAAGAAACGCCGCCGCACTTCGCAGCCGTGTTCCGCCATAAACGGCCGAGATCCACCGCCGTTGGAGGAAGAAACAGTCAAAGAAGTTCTCTCCGAAACACCCATTCCCAAacctcaccaccacccaccaAAGGTACTAGTCAACCACAAAGAAGCTGACTTTCCACAACAAGTCAAGATTAATGAATCAACGGCTGTCGCTAAACCCATCATTGAACCAACTAGTGTGGTTCACAACAATGGCGGCTCAATAAAATTAGTGGATCAAACGAAGTTTGAATCAACAATGGTTAACAAGAGCGGCTCAATAAAATCAGTAGATGAAGTAACGTTCGAATCAGCAGCGACTGTTGTTAACAAGGGCGGCTCAATAAAATCAGTAGATGAA ATAAGACCTGAAGTGTCTGAAGAGCAGACTTCAGAGATGTGCAGCTTCACCGAGAGCTATTCCACGACAGCGACTGCAACAGAGAAGAGAGAGGAAGACGGGGAAGTAACACAGAGGTCACCTATTAGGGTACATAGAAAGAGACAAAACTCCGGCGATCTCACCggagttagagagagaaacttcCGTTCTGGAAGATCGGCGCCGTCGCCGGAGAAAAAGAGGTCTCCGGCGCCGGCGACATCAAGGGGAGTACAGGGAAGGGGAATGCCGCAACAACGGCGAAATGTGGGGCCCACAAATGGGCCCCGCAGAGGACCTGGTGATAATGTGGTTCGGAGGTCAAATTCCCCGGCGGCGCGTGGGCCGGTGGATGCGCGTAGGAGTGTGAGGAACAGAAGCCCGGCGGCGGCGCGTGAAGTTGAGTCGCCGGCAGAAAAACCGAAAGAAGAAGTATCGCCGGAGACCGGCGAGTCTCTTGAAAATCCACTTGTTTCTATGGAATGCTTCATTTTCCTGTAG
- the LOC132063973 gene encoding uncharacterized protein LOC132063973 isoform X1, protein MGCCFSSSKKRRRTSQPCSAINGRDPPPLEEETVKEVLSETPIPKPHHHPPKVLVNHKEADFPQQVKINESTAVAKPIIEPTSVVHNNGGSIKLVDQTKFESTMVNKSGSIKSVDEVTFESAATVVNKGGSIKSVDEVKFESAAAAVVNKGGSIKLVDEIRPEVSEEQTSEMCSFTESYSTTATATEKREEDGEVTQRSPIRVHRKRQNSGDLTGVRERNFRSGRSAPSPEKKRSPAPATSRGVQGRGMPQQRRNVGPTNGPRRGPGDNVVRRSNSPAARGPVDARRSVRNRSPAAAREVESPAEKPKEEVSPETGESLENPLVSMECFIFL, encoded by the coding sequence ATGGGCTGCTGTTTTAGCTCTTCCAAGAAACGCCGCCGCACTTCGCAGCCGTGTTCCGCCATAAACGGCCGAGATCCACCGCCGTTGGAGGAAGAAACAGTCAAAGAAGTTCTCTCCGAAACACCCATTCCCAAacctcaccaccacccaccaAAGGTACTAGTCAACCACAAAGAAGCTGACTTTCCACAACAAGTCAAGATTAATGAATCAACGGCTGTCGCTAAACCCATCATTGAACCAACTAGTGTGGTTCACAACAATGGCGGCTCAATAAAATTAGTGGATCAAACGAAGTTTGAATCAACAATGGTTAACAAGAGCGGCTCAATAAAATCAGTAGATGAAGTAACGTTCGAATCAGCAGCGACTGTTGTTAACAAGGGCGGCTCAATAAAATCAGTAGATGAAGTAAAGTTCGAATCAGCAGCAGCGGCTGTTGTTAACAAGGGCGGCTCAATAAAATTAGTGGATGAGATAAGACCTGAAGTGTCTGAAGAGCAGACTTCAGAGATGTGCAGCTTCACCGAGAGCTATTCCACGACAGCGACTGCAACAGAGAAGAGAGAGGAAGACGGGGAAGTAACACAGAGGTCACCTATTAGGGTACATAGAAAGAGACAAAACTCCGGCGATCTCACCggagttagagagagaaacttcCGTTCTGGAAGATCGGCGCCGTCGCCGGAGAAAAAGAGGTCTCCGGCGCCGGCGACATCAAGGGGAGTACAGGGAAGGGGAATGCCGCAACAACGGCGAAATGTGGGGCCCACAAATGGGCCCCGCAGAGGACCTGGTGATAATGTGGTTCGGAGGTCAAATTCCCCGGCGGCGCGTGGGCCGGTGGATGCGCGTAGGAGTGTGAGGAACAGAAGCCCGGCGGCGGCGCGTGAAGTTGAGTCGCCGGCAGAAAAACCGAAAGAAGAAGTATCGCCGGAGACCGGCGAGTCTCTTGAAAATCCACTTGTTTCTATGGAATGCTTCATTTTCCTGTAG